Proteins found in one Geomonas subterranea genomic segment:
- a CDS encoding CgeB family protein — MKIVVFGLSITSSWGNGHATTYRGLLREMERRGHEILFLERDAQWYEKHRDLPEPPFCNTFIYKSLDELFAEYGPEICDADCVIVGSYVYQGIEVGRWISKHAKGIKAFYDIDTPVTLASLARGECQYLSEDLIPCYDLYFSFTGGPTLDHLERHYGSRAARALYCSVDPMVHYPVQITPRWDLGYLGTYSRDRQPGLEQLLCQPASSWEKGRFVVAGAQYPSDIKWSRNTHRIEHLPPECHSEFYSSQRFTLNLTRKQMQVAGYSPSVRLFEAAACAVPIVSDHWPGLEQFFVPGKEILLASGSQEMLRILQRFPDEERRAIGERARARVLKSHSAACRAEELEEYLTAL; from the coding sequence ATGAAAATCGTCGTTTTCGGCCTCTCCATCACCTCGTCCTGGGGCAACGGCCACGCCACCACCTACCGCGGGCTGTTGCGGGAAATGGAACGCCGCGGGCACGAGATCCTGTTCCTGGAGCGCGACGCGCAGTGGTACGAGAAGCACCGCGACCTCCCCGAGCCCCCTTTTTGCAACACGTTTATCTACAAGTCGCTGGACGAGCTCTTCGCCGAGTACGGCCCCGAGATCTGCGACGCCGACTGTGTCATCGTCGGCTCCTACGTCTACCAGGGGATCGAGGTGGGGCGGTGGATCAGCAAGCACGCCAAGGGTATCAAGGCGTTCTACGACATCGATACGCCGGTCACCCTGGCCTCCCTGGCCCGGGGGGAGTGCCAGTACCTGAGTGAGGATCTGATCCCCTGTTACGATCTTTACTTCTCCTTCACCGGCGGCCCGACGCTGGACCACCTCGAGCGCCACTACGGTTCCCGGGCGGCGCGCGCCCTGTACTGCTCGGTGGACCCCATGGTGCATTACCCGGTGCAGATCACCCCTCGCTGGGACCTTGGGTACCTGGGCACCTACAGCCGGGACCGTCAGCCCGGCCTGGAACAACTGCTCTGCCAGCCCGCGTCCTCCTGGGAGAAGGGGCGTTTCGTGGTGGCGGGGGCGCAGTACCCGTCCGACATCAAGTGGTCCAGGAACACGCACCGCATCGAGCACCTCCCCCCGGAGTGCCACAGCGAGTTCTACAGCTCGCAGCGTTTCACCCTGAACCTGACCAGGAAGCAGATGCAGGTGGCCGGCTATTCCCCCAGCGTGCGTCTCTTCGAGGCCGCCGCCTGCGCCGTCCCCATCGTGAGCGATCACTGGCCGGGGCTGGAGCAGTTCTTCGTGCCCGGCAAGGAGATCCTGCTCGCCTCCGGCAGCCAGGAGATGCTGCGCATACTGCAGCGCTTCCCCGACGAGGAGCGCCGCGCCATCGGCGAGCGCGCCCGCGCGCGGGTGCTGAAGTCACACTCCGCCGCCTGTCGGGCGGAGGAACTCGAGGAGTACCTGACCGCGCTGTGA
- a CDS encoding TIGR04290 family methyltransferase, which produces MTHAKPRTVEDDIRELSPWFHNLHLPDGTETAPDHFLGDFPSFKWREISGCIPEDLTGWSALDIGCNAGFYSFELARRGARVLGIDCDSHYLDQANWAAAQYGLCDLVEFRQMQVYDLSRVKGKFDLVLFMGVFYHLRYPMLALDIVAQKTAGMMLFQTITMPGREVAGQHDFWINEREALLDGGWPKMAFIEERFAGDPTNWWIANHAGIEAMLRSAGLKISGHPGDEIYLCNPDPEHPSCMTTWNRPEYLSATNAGE; this is translated from the coding sequence ATGACCCACGCCAAACCGAGAACCGTTGAAGACGACATCAGGGAGCTGTCCCCCTGGTTTCACAACCTGCACCTGCCCGACGGGACCGAAACGGCCCCGGATCATTTCCTGGGGGACTTCCCCAGTTTCAAGTGGCGCGAGATTTCGGGCTGCATCCCGGAGGACCTGACCGGGTGGAGCGCGCTCGACATCGGCTGCAACGCGGGCTTTTACTCGTTCGAACTGGCGCGCCGCGGCGCCCGGGTGCTCGGCATCGACTGCGACAGCCACTACCTCGACCAGGCGAACTGGGCCGCCGCCCAGTACGGCCTGTGCGACCTCGTTGAGTTCAGGCAGATGCAGGTCTACGACCTGTCGCGAGTGAAGGGGAAGTTCGACCTGGTCCTCTTCATGGGGGTGTTCTACCACCTGCGCTACCCGATGCTGGCGCTCGACATCGTGGCGCAGAAGACGGCGGGCATGATGCTGTTCCAGACCATCACCATGCCCGGCCGCGAGGTCGCCGGACAGCACGATTTCTGGATCAACGAGCGGGAGGCCCTGCTCGACGGGGGGTGGCCCAAGATGGCGTTCATCGAGGAGCGTTTCGCCGGGGACCCGACCAACTGGTGGATCGCCAACCATGCCGGGATCGAGGCGATGCTCCGCTCCGCCGGGCTCAAGATTTCCGGCCATCCTGGCGACGAGATTTACCTCTGCAACCCGGACCCGGAGCATCCCTCCTGCATGACCACCTGGAACCGCCCGGAATACCTCTCCGCCACCAACGCCGGCGAATGA
- a CDS encoding MDR/zinc-dependent alcohol dehydrogenase-like family protein — protein sequence MSEMMQAAVITGPGVAAVQLVPRPEPGAGEVLVAMEGCGVCASNLPLWQGRTWFDYPALPGAPGHEGWGRVQALGAGVQGVRVGDRVTFLSYNAYAQYDRVQADALVKIPASLDGQPFPGEPVGCAMNVFRRSAIEPGQTVVLIGAGFLGAIFTALATARGARVIAISRRGFALELARRCGAEETVILDDHQRVMERVRQLAGERGCDRVVEATGHQWPLDLAGELVREGGKIVIAGYHQDGLRQVNVQLWNWKGIDVINAHERDPRVYLEGMRAGIAAVESKMFPLKELITHSFSLEELGRAYQALEGRPDGFLKAMIRIEQ from the coding sequence ATGAGCGAGATGATGCAGGCGGCGGTGATCACCGGACCTGGCGTGGCCGCCGTGCAACTGGTGCCCCGGCCGGAACCGGGGGCGGGAGAGGTGCTGGTGGCGATGGAGGGATGCGGCGTCTGCGCCTCCAACCTCCCTTTGTGGCAGGGGCGCACATGGTTCGACTACCCGGCGCTCCCCGGCGCCCCCGGACACGAGGGGTGGGGGAGGGTGCAGGCGCTCGGAGCAGGGGTGCAGGGGGTGAGGGTGGGGGACCGGGTCACCTTCCTCTCCTACAACGCCTACGCGCAGTACGACCGGGTACAGGCGGACGCCCTGGTGAAGATCCCGGCCTCGCTGGACGGGCAGCCGTTCCCGGGAGAGCCGGTCGGCTGCGCCATGAACGTGTTCCGGCGCAGCGCCATCGAGCCGGGGCAGACCGTCGTACTGATCGGCGCGGGTTTTCTGGGCGCCATCTTCACCGCGCTCGCCACGGCGCGCGGGGCACGCGTGATCGCCATCTCGCGGCGCGGCTTCGCCCTGGAGCTCGCCCGGCGCTGCGGCGCCGAGGAGACCGTGATCCTCGACGATCACCAGCGGGTCATGGAGCGGGTGCGGCAGTTGGCCGGGGAGCGGGGATGCGACCGGGTGGTGGAGGCCACCGGCCACCAGTGGCCGCTGGATCTGGCCGGCGAACTGGTGCGGGAAGGGGGCAAGATCGTCATCGCCGGGTACCACCAGGACGGGCTGCGCCAGGTCAACGTCCAGCTCTGGAACTGGAAGGGTATCGACGTCATCAACGCGCACGAGCGCGACCCGCGGGTCTACCTCGAGGGGATGCGCGCAGGGATCGCCGCGGTGGAATCGAAGATGTTCCCGCTGAAGGAACTGATCACACACAGCTTTTCCCTGGAGGAACTCGGCCGCGCCTACCAGGCCCTGGAAGGGCGCCCCGACGGCTTTCTCAAGGCGATGATCCGCATCGAGCAGTAG
- a CDS encoding CgeB family protein produces the protein MAVPLNIAFFASSLVSAYWNGAATYYRGMVRALSRLGHRITFYEPDAYDRQAHRDIEDPDWARVVVYPATENGVFRSLEAARGADLIIKASGVGVFDELLEREVLHLKRVGTQVIFWDVDAPATLERIGSDTADPLRALIPRYDLVLTYGGGAPIVAAYRRFGARGCIPIYNALDPDTHYPVPPEARFKADLSFLGNRLPDREHRVDTFFLSVARNLPDRSFLLAGSGWDDKERSGNVRYLGHVGTGDHNAFNCSSRAVLNVSRDGMARNGFSPATRVFEAAGAGACIITDQWDGIEEFFEPEWEICVAGSGEQVAEILERLTPSVAAAMGTRALARVRAHHTYAHRARQFQEIFATGSVDHGYIGGAP, from the coding sequence ATGGCCGTACCACTGAACATCGCATTCTTCGCTTCGAGCCTGGTCTCCGCCTACTGGAACGGCGCGGCGACCTACTACCGCGGCATGGTGCGGGCGCTGTCGCGCCTGGGACACCGCATCACCTTCTACGAACCCGACGCCTACGACCGCCAGGCCCACCGCGACATCGAAGACCCCGACTGGGCCAGGGTCGTCGTCTACCCCGCCACGGAGAACGGCGTGTTCCGTTCGCTGGAGGCGGCCCGGGGCGCCGATTTGATCATCAAGGCGAGCGGGGTCGGCGTATTCGACGAGCTGCTCGAACGCGAAGTGCTCCACTTGAAGCGGGTGGGGACACAGGTCATCTTCTGGGACGTCGACGCCCCGGCGACCCTGGAGCGGATCGGCAGCGATACCGCCGACCCGCTCCGCGCCCTGATCCCGCGCTACGACCTGGTGCTCACCTACGGCGGCGGCGCGCCCATCGTCGCGGCTTACCGCCGATTCGGCGCCCGCGGCTGCATCCCCATCTACAACGCGCTCGACCCCGACACCCACTACCCGGTCCCCCCCGAGGCGCGCTTCAAGGCGGACCTTTCCTTCCTGGGGAACCGTCTGCCGGACCGCGAGCATCGCGTCGACACCTTCTTCCTCTCGGTGGCCCGCAACCTTCCCGACCGCAGTTTCCTTTTGGCCGGCAGCGGCTGGGACGACAAGGAGCGCTCGGGCAACGTGCGCTACCTGGGACACGTGGGGACCGGCGACCACAACGCCTTCAACTGCAGTTCGCGGGCCGTCCTCAACGTGAGCCGGGACGGCATGGCGCGCAACGGTTTTTCCCCGGCCACCCGCGTCTTCGAGGCCGCCGGCGCCGGCGCCTGCATCATCACCGACCAGTGGGACGGGATCGAGGAGTTCTTCGAGCCGGAGTGGGAGATCTGCGTCGCGGGGAGCGGTGAACAGGTGGCGGAGATCCTTGAGCGGCTTACCCCGTCGGTCGCGGCGGCCATGGGGACACGGGCCCTGGCGCGGGTGAGGGCGCACCACACCTACGCGCACCGGGCCAGGCAGTTCCAGGAGATCTTCGCCACGGGCTCCGTCGATCACGGCTACATCGGAGGCGCGCCATGA
- a CDS encoding Gfo/Idh/MocA family protein, which produces MKKKQALPRLGFLGTGWIGRHRMEAIVKSGEAEVAAIADLSPDNAREAGRLAPGAPILESLEELLELDLDGVVIATPSAGHCYQALRALDRGLAVFCQKPLGRNAEEAQLVVGAAQAVNRLLGVDFSYRYTDALQKMHQLVSSGELGQVYAADLVFHNAYGPDKDWFYDPELSGGGCLMDLGSHLVDLALWFFGYPVVRSVSSSIFAGGERLKGGSGKVEDYAVVSLVLDEGHTVRLACSWNVSAGRDAVIESSFYGTRGGVSFKNVQGSFYDFVAERFRGTACETIAAPPDEWGGRCAIAWARQLRLGGGAFDPQAEHLVRVAEVLDAAYGR; this is translated from the coding sequence ATGAAGAAGAAACAGGCATTGCCGAGGCTTGGTTTCCTCGGCACCGGCTGGATCGGCCGGCACAGGATGGAGGCCATCGTCAAAAGCGGGGAGGCCGAGGTGGCCGCCATCGCGGATCTTTCTCCCGACAACGCCCGGGAGGCGGGGAGGCTCGCGCCGGGGGCGCCGATTCTGGAGTCGCTGGAGGAGCTTTTGGAGCTCGACCTGGACGGCGTGGTGATCGCGACGCCGAGCGCCGGGCACTGTTACCAGGCGCTGCGCGCCTTGGACCGCGGGCTGGCCGTCTTCTGCCAGAAGCCTTTGGGGAGAAACGCGGAAGAGGCGCAACTCGTGGTGGGCGCGGCGCAGGCGGTGAACCGCCTTCTGGGGGTGGACTTCTCCTACCGCTACACCGACGCCCTGCAGAAGATGCATCAGCTGGTGAGTTCCGGCGAACTGGGGCAGGTCTACGCCGCCGACCTCGTCTTCCACAACGCCTACGGTCCGGACAAGGACTGGTTTTACGACCCCGAGCTCTCAGGTGGAGGGTGTCTCATGGACCTCGGCAGCCACCTGGTCGACCTGGCGCTCTGGTTCTTCGGTTATCCAGTGGTGCGCAGCGTCTCCAGCTCGATTTTCGCCGGAGGGGAGAGACTTAAGGGGGGCTCGGGGAAGGTGGAGGACTACGCCGTGGTCTCCCTGGTGCTGGACGAGGGGCACACGGTGCGGCTCGCCTGTTCCTGGAACGTATCGGCGGGACGGGACGCCGTCATCGAGTCGAGCTTCTACGGGACCCGCGGCGGCGTGAGCTTCAAGAACGTGCAGGGCTCCTTCTATGACTTCGTGGCTGAACGCTTCCGCGGCACGGCCTGCGAGACCATCGCCGCTCCCCCCGATGAGTGGGGCGGCCGCTGCGCCATCGCCTGGGCGCGCCAGTTAAGATTAGGAGGGGGCGCCTTCGATCCTCAGGCGGAGCACCTGGTCCGGGTGGCCGAGGTACTCGACGCGGCCTACGGAAGGTAG
- a CDS encoding glycosyltransferase family 4 protein — MNNPGSTKTTGGDGTPGVPKLILMTADPIGGVWNYVLELSRGLAPHGVHIALATMGRPLSPGQRREVADEANVTLYESGYRLEWMENPWGDVDQCGDWLLSLEAELKPDLVHLNGYVHASLPWRSPCLVVAHSCVLSWWEAVRGEQAPQRLDVYRSRVARGLAAADLVAAPSSAMLDCIRRLYLPLPDAQVVYNARGRTRFRPGRKEDFILSVGRVWDEAKNIGALVRNAYDLPWPVYVAGEINQPGGGAANVDGVNRLGFLAPESLAPWYAAAAIYVLPARYEPFGLTVLEAALSGCALVLGDIPSLRELWDGAALFVDPDSATDLQKQLRALCADRSRQASLREKALERSRSFSAARMTEGYLALYSRLRAGRAVEVGE; from the coding sequence ATGAATAATCCGGGCTCCACGAAAACGACAGGCGGCGACGGCACCCCCGGCGTCCCCAAGCTGATACTGATGACCGCCGATCCCATCGGCGGGGTCTGGAACTACGTCCTGGAATTAAGCCGGGGCCTGGCCCCCCACGGGGTGCACATCGCGCTCGCGACCATGGGTCGCCCCCTTTCACCGGGGCAGCGCCGGGAGGTGGCCGACGAGGCCAACGTCACGCTGTACGAGAGCGGGTACCGGCTGGAGTGGATGGAGAACCCCTGGGGGGACGTGGATCAGTGCGGCGACTGGCTCCTCTCGCTGGAAGCGGAACTGAAGCCGGACCTCGTGCATCTGAACGGCTACGTCCATGCCTCGCTCCCCTGGCGCAGCCCGTGCCTCGTGGTGGCACATTCCTGCGTCCTCTCCTGGTGGGAGGCGGTGCGTGGCGAACAGGCGCCGCAGCGGCTGGACGTCTACCGCAGCCGCGTCGCCCGCGGGCTCGCCGCCGCGGACCTGGTGGCCGCCCCCTCGTCGGCGATGCTCGACTGCATCAGGAGGCTCTACCTCCCGCTGCCCGACGCGCAGGTGGTCTACAACGCCCGCGGCCGCACGAGATTCCGTCCCGGCAGGAAGGAGGACTTCATCCTTTCCGTGGGGCGGGTCTGGGACGAGGCGAAGAACATCGGCGCCCTGGTGCGTAACGCCTACGACCTCCCATGGCCGGTGTACGTCGCCGGGGAGATCAACCAGCCCGGCGGCGGGGCGGCCAACGTCGACGGCGTGAACCGGCTCGGCTTCCTGGCGCCGGAGTCGCTGGCCCCCTGGTACGCGGCCGCCGCCATCTACGTGCTACCGGCGCGCTACGAGCCCTTCGGCCTCACCGTCCTGGAGGCGGCCCTTTCCGGCTGCGCCCTGGTCCTTGGCGACATCCCGAGTCTGCGGGAGCTCTGGGACGGGGCGGCCCTGTTCGTCGACCCCGATTCTGCCACGGACCTGCAGAAGCAGCTCCGGGCGCTCTGCGCCGACCGCAGCCGTCAGGCGAGCCTCAGGGAGAAGGCGCTGGAGAGAAGCCGCAGCTTCTCCGCCGCCCGGATGACGGAGGGATACCTGGCCCTTTACAGCCGGCTGCGCGCGGGCCGGGCCGTGGAGGTTGGGGAGTGA
- a CDS encoding NAD-dependent epimerase/dehydratase family protein translates to MSRPGVESLPENFGMVEWFRPGERERVERVLSDMKRLGAGRLRTGISWADWYTSEGRSWYDWLIPRLCSEVELLPCVLYTPPSIGIEAKTSSPPKRARDYADFIDLFITAFGEHFEYVELWNEPNNLSEWDWTLDPHWTGFGEMIGGAAYWARKRGKRTVLGGMSPIDGHWLCRMFELGVMDYIDVVGIHGFPDIFDYTWKGWGRNIAMVREILDQHGSSCEIWVTEAGFSTWQHDEFKQARVFLEFLEAPAQRLYWYGADDLDPALAAVDRFHLDEREYYFGFRKADGTPKLLYRLLEEGKMTALKQVGAVATPAPAQTKSGERAVLVTGGAGFIGTNLVHHLAREGRRVIVYDNLSRPGVEENLLWLKENCGDRLEVRIADTRNHLALHDAIAQSSHVFHFAAQVAVTTSVDNPAADFAINGEGTFALLEAIRTAKERPSLLFTSTNKVYGGIEGCDIRKNGTRYQPLDAELRRYGFSEGTPLDFLSPYGCSKGCADQYVLDYARSFGIHAAVFRMSCIYGPHQYGTEDQGWVAHFAIRTLKGEPITLYGDGYQVRDLLFVEDLVDAMCRASAMMPELTGQAFNIGGGPERAASLLELLELLRALHGSLPPVSFDEWRTGDQRYYVSDTMKFEAATGWTPRHSVQEGVERLYRWLCQSLRVPPPAAGDARRESYPASGVEAM, encoded by the coding sequence ATGAGCCGCCCGGGTGTGGAGTCGTTGCCGGAGAACTTCGGCATGGTGGAGTGGTTCCGTCCCGGCGAACGGGAGCGGGTGGAGCGGGTGCTCTCCGATATGAAGAGGCTCGGGGCGGGGCGCCTGCGCACCGGCATTTCCTGGGCCGACTGGTACACGAGCGAAGGGAGAAGCTGGTACGACTGGCTGATCCCGCGCCTTTGCAGCGAGGTGGAACTGCTCCCCTGCGTCCTGTACACGCCGCCGTCGATCGGGATCGAGGCGAAGACCTCCTCGCCCCCCAAAAGGGCGCGGGACTACGCCGACTTCATCGACCTCTTCATCACCGCCTTCGGGGAGCATTTCGAGTACGTGGAGCTTTGGAACGAGCCCAACAACTTAAGCGAATGGGACTGGACCCTCGACCCGCACTGGACCGGGTTCGGCGAGATGATCGGGGGGGCGGCCTACTGGGCCAGGAAGCGGGGCAAGAGGACCGTGCTGGGGGGGATGAGCCCCATCGACGGGCACTGGCTCTGCCGCATGTTCGAACTGGGGGTCATGGACTACATCGACGTGGTGGGGATCCACGGCTTCCCGGACATCTTCGACTACACCTGGAAGGGGTGGGGGAGAAACATCGCCATGGTGCGGGAGATCCTGGACCAGCATGGATCCTCCTGCGAGATCTGGGTCACGGAAGCGGGATTCTCCACCTGGCAGCACGACGAGTTCAAGCAGGCCCGGGTGTTCCTCGAGTTCCTGGAGGCCCCGGCGCAGCGCCTGTACTGGTACGGCGCCGACGACCTGGACCCTGCGCTGGCCGCGGTGGACCGGTTCCACCTGGATGAGCGTGAATACTATTTCGGTTTCCGCAAGGCGGACGGCACCCCGAAGCTGCTCTACCGCCTGCTCGAGGAGGGGAAGATGACGGCGCTCAAACAGGTCGGAGCGGTGGCGACACCGGCGCCGGCGCAGACGAAATCCGGGGAAAGGGCGGTCCTCGTGACCGGTGGCGCCGGCTTCATCGGCACGAACCTCGTGCACCACCTGGCCCGGGAGGGGCGCCGGGTCATCGTGTACGACAACCTCTCCCGCCCCGGCGTGGAGGAGAACCTCCTCTGGCTCAAGGAGAACTGCGGCGACCGCCTCGAGGTGAGGATCGCCGATACCAGGAACCACCTGGCGCTGCATGACGCCATCGCCCAGAGCTCGCACGTCTTCCACTTCGCCGCGCAGGTCGCGGTCACCACCAGCGTCGACAACCCGGCCGCCGATTTCGCCATCAACGGGGAGGGGACCTTCGCGCTTTTGGAGGCGATCCGCACCGCGAAGGAGCGCCCCTCCCTGTTGTTCACCTCGACCAACAAGGTCTACGGCGGGATCGAGGGGTGCGATATCCGCAAGAACGGCACCCGCTACCAGCCGCTGGATGCGGAGTTGCGCCGCTACGGTTTCAGTGAGGGGACGCCGCTCGATTTCCTGAGCCCCTACGGCTGCTCCAAGGGGTGCGCCGACCAGTACGTCCTCGACTACGCCCGCAGCTTCGGGATTCACGCCGCGGTCTTCAGGATGAGCTGCATCTATGGCCCGCACCAGTACGGCACGGAGGACCAGGGGTGGGTGGCACACTTCGCCATCAGGACCCTGAAAGGGGAGCCGATCACCCTCTACGGCGACGGTTACCAGGTGCGCGACCTCCTCTTCGTCGAGGACCTGGTGGACGCGATGTGCCGTGCCAGCGCCATGATGCCCGAGCTCACCGGCCAGGCCTTCAACATCGGGGGAGGACCGGAGCGCGCCGCGAGCCTGCTGGAACTTCTGGAGCTGTTGCGCGCCCTGCACGGGTCGCTGCCGCCGGTCAGTTTCGATGAGTGGCGCACAGGGGATCAGCGCTACTACGTCTCCGATACCATGAAATTCGAGGCCGCCACCGGCTGGACGCCGCGCCATTCCGTTCAGGAAGGGGTGGAGCGGCTCTACCGCTGGTTGTGCCAGTCGTTACGCGTCCCGCCGCCTGCCGCGGGGGATGCCAGGAGGGAAAGCTACCCGGCTTCGGGTGTGGAGGCGATGTGA
- a CDS encoding CgeB family protein, with amino-acid sequence MRIVMFYHSILSDWNHGNAHFLRGIVTELGQLGHEVTVYEPENGWSYSNMLRDSGDVALRGFERAYPGLAGTRYRLDELDLDRALDGAALVIVHEWSDHELVRRLGEHRKNGGGYRLLFHDTHHRSVTDEGAMAAYDLSGFDGVLAYGARIREIYLSRGWAKRVWLWHEAADVRVFRPLDSPDKVGDVVWIGNWGDDERSQEIREFFVEPVRRLHLKGVVYGVRYPNQALQLLAEAGIGYGGWLPNFEVPKVFSRFRLTVHIPRRPYVEALPGIPTIRPFEALACGIPLVSAPWVDSDGLFTGGADLLYARDGRDMERQMRSLLQDPERARGLAEHGRATILARHTCRHRVQELLAICRELGI; translated from the coding sequence ATGCGCATCGTGATGTTCTACCACTCCATCCTTTCGGACTGGAACCACGGCAACGCCCATTTCCTGCGGGGTATCGTCACGGAGCTTGGGCAGCTCGGGCACGAGGTCACGGTCTACGAGCCGGAGAACGGCTGGAGCTACAGCAACATGCTGCGCGACTCTGGCGACGTGGCGCTGCGCGGCTTCGAGCGCGCCTATCCCGGACTCGCCGGCACCCGTTACCGGCTGGACGAGCTTGACCTCGACCGGGCCCTGGACGGTGCCGCCCTCGTCATCGTGCACGAGTGGAGCGACCACGAGTTGGTCCGGCGCCTGGGGGAGCATCGCAAAAACGGCGGCGGCTACCGCCTCCTGTTCCACGACACCCATCACAGAAGCGTTACCGACGAGGGGGCGATGGCGGCATATGACCTCTCCGGCTTCGACGGGGTGCTCGCCTACGGCGCCAGGATCCGGGAGATCTACCTTTCCCGCGGGTGGGCGAAGCGGGTCTGGCTCTGGCACGAGGCGGCGGACGTGCGGGTATTCCGGCCGCTCGACTCCCCCGACAAGGTCGGGGACGTGGTCTGGATCGGCAACTGGGGCGACGACGAGCGCAGCCAGGAGATCCGGGAATTCTTCGTGGAACCGGTGCGCAGGCTGCACCTGAAAGGTGTGGTGTACGGCGTGCGCTACCCTAACCAGGCGCTGCAGCTTCTGGCCGAGGCGGGGATCGGCTACGGCGGCTGGCTCCCCAACTTCGAGGTGCCAAAGGTTTTCAGCCGTTTCCGGCTCACGGTTCACATACCGCGCCGCCCCTACGTGGAGGCCCTCCCGGGCATCCCCACCATCCGTCCCTTCGAGGCGCTGGCCTGCGGCATCCCGCTGGTCTCCGCCCCGTGGGTCGACAGCGACGGGCTTTTCACCGGCGGCGCCGACCTCCTCTACGCCCGGGACGGGCGGGACATGGAGCGGCAGATGCGGAGCCTGCTGCAGGACCCGGAGCGGGCCAGGGGCCTCGCCGAGCACGGCCGCGCCACCATCCTGGCCCGGCATACCTGCCGCCACCGGGTCCAGGAACTGCTGGCCATATGCCGCGAGCTCGGCATTTGA
- a CDS encoding TOBE domain-containing protein produces the protein MGRGAKRGIELEGALWFHKDEQKFLGLDRIALLQKIDDLGSITKAAKAVGISYKNAWDLVNMVNNLAEKPLVERVTGGRGGGGTTLTAYGKEVVQQYGVLQEEHRRFLENLEGRLGDTASLYKLLRRISMKVSARNVLSGTITKITKGAVNAEVNLVLTGGAPLVAVITNGAVENLALKEGSSAYAIIKASSVMVGTDLHDAKISARNVMCGTVAKIVEGPVSTEIDVEVGGGNTISAVITHESGASLGLKVGAHACTLFKASSVILGVS, from the coding sequence TTGGGTCGTGGCGCGAAACGCGGCATTGAGCTTGAAGGCGCTCTCTGGTTCCACAAGGACGAGCAGAAGTTCCTGGGGTTGGACCGGATTGCCCTTTTGCAGAAGATAGACGACCTGGGTTCTATCACCAAGGCGGCCAAGGCCGTCGGCATCAGCTACAAGAACGCCTGGGATCTGGTCAACATGGTCAACAACCTCGCCGAAAAACCGCTGGTGGAGCGGGTGACCGGCGGGCGGGGGGGGGGAGGGACCACCCTCACCGCCTACGGCAAGGAAGTGGTGCAGCAGTACGGCGTGCTCCAGGAAGAGCACCGCAGATTCCTGGAGAATCTCGAGGGAAGGCTCGGCGATACGGCGAGTCTCTACAAGCTGTTACGGAGGATATCCATGAAAGTGAGTGCCCGTAACGTGTTGTCCGGAACCATCACCAAGATAACCAAGGGGGCGGTGAACGCGGAGGTGAACCTGGTTCTCACCGGCGGCGCGCCGCTGGTCGCCGTGATCACCAATGGCGCGGTGGAGAACCTTGCCCTCAAGGAGGGGAGTTCGGCCTACGCCATCATCAAGGCCAGTTCCGTCATGGTCGGCACCGATCTGCACGACGCGAAGATCAGCGCCCGCAACGTCATGTGCGGCACCGTGGCCAAGATCGTGGAGGGACCGGTTTCCACCGAAATCGACGTCGAGGTCGGGGGCGGCAACACCATAAGCGCCGTCATCACCCACGAAAGCGGGGCGAGCCTGGGCCTCAAGGTCGGCGCGCATGCCTGCACGCTGTTCAAGGCCTCCAGCGTCATCCTCGGAGTCAGTTGA